The following proteins are encoded in a genomic region of Streptomyces sp. NBC_01723:
- a CDS encoding IS5 family transposase (programmed frameshift) gives MRRHELTDAEWELLAPLIPRAATGRPRVSDRQVINGMVYKIRTGISWRDLPERYGPWKTVYTRFRRYALDGVFARALQQVQAEADAAGDIDWLVQIDSTIVRAHQHAAATGRKGGTTGRTNRNDHALGRSRGGLTTKIHLACDGRGRPLAILLTPGQRHDSICARPLLERIHVPRTGVGRPRCRPDQVIADKAYSSRGFRAYLRKRGIAHTIPEKTDQRRHRHNRGRHGGRPPAFDRHLYRRRNVVERCFNRLKGFRGIATRYEKTATSYEAAVNLASFLLWARSV, from the exons ATACGCCGCCATGAACTCACGGATGCGGAATGGGAGTTACTTGCTCCACTGATACCGCGGGCCGCCACGGGACGTCCGCGTGTGTCGGACCGCCAGGTCATCAACGGGATGGTCTACAAGATCCGCACCGGTATCTCCTGGCGTGACCTGCCGGAACGCTACGGGCCGTGGAAGACGGTCTACACCCGGTTCCGCCGCTACGCCCTGGACGGCGTGTTCGCCCGAGCGCTTCAGCAGGTCCAAGCCGAAGCGGACGCGGCCGGCGACATCGACTGGTTGGTCCAGATCGACTCCACCATCGTCCGTGCCCACCAGCACGCTGCTGCCACCGGCCGAAAAGGGGGAACCACCGGCAGGACGAACCGGA ACGATCACGCCCTCGGCCGATCCCGAGGCGGACTGACCACCAAAATTCACCTCGCTTGCGACGGCCGCGGCCGGCCCCTCGCCATCCTGCTGACACCCGGCCAACGGCACGACAGCATCTGCGCACGCCCGCTCCTCGAACGCATCCACGTCCCGCGAACCGGCGTCGGACGACCACGCTGCAGGCCCGACCAGGTCATCGCGGACAAGGCCTACAGCTCCCGCGGCTTCCGCGCCTACCTGCGCAAACGCGGCATCGCACACACCATCCCGGAGAAGACCGACCAGCGACGGCACCGTCACAACCGCGGACGTCACGGCGGCCGACCACCGGCATTCGACCGGCATCTCTACCGTCGCCGCAACGTCGTTGAGCGCTGCTTCAACCGTCTCAAGGGCTTCCGCGGCATCGCCACTCGATACGAGAAGACCGCCACTTCCTACGAAGCAGCGGTCAATCTCGCCTCATTCCTACTCTGGGCAAGATCCGTTTGA
- a CDS encoding beta-ketoacyl-ACP synthase III, producing the protein MARLRTPDSRPGSRILGVGAYRPIRVVGNDEICERIGSSDEWIRRRSGIVSRRFAGSDETVITMAVEAADKAMARAGVHPSDVGMVLLASMSFLEQAPAAAPRVAHQMGARSAGSLDVVAACSGFCYALGLADSLVRSGDVCNVVVIGSEKMSDIVDPGDRGTTFLFGDGAGAVVVGPSDTPGIGPVVWGSDGERHHMIAHDRTWLATRDTPGPWPTLRMAGPEVFRWASRAVPAISRQAVEQAGIGIADLAAFVPHQANARIIDTAATSLGLAPHTVVARDVVTAGNTSAASIPLALDELLSRGTLSSGDPALLVGFGAGLAHAAQVVALP; encoded by the coding sequence ATGGCCCGTCTCCGTACGCCCGATAGCCGCCCCGGATCACGCATTCTCGGCGTCGGCGCGTACCGGCCGATACGCGTGGTGGGCAACGACGAGATCTGCGAACGCATCGGATCCAGCGACGAGTGGATCCGCCGGCGTTCCGGTATCGTCTCCCGGCGCTTTGCGGGTTCCGACGAGACCGTCATCACCATGGCGGTGGAGGCGGCCGATAAGGCGATGGCCCGGGCCGGCGTCCACCCGAGCGACGTGGGCATGGTGCTGCTGGCAAGCATGTCCTTCCTCGAACAGGCCCCGGCCGCTGCACCCCGTGTGGCCCATCAGATGGGCGCCCGCTCCGCCGGCAGCCTGGACGTCGTCGCCGCGTGCTCGGGGTTCTGCTACGCCCTCGGACTGGCCGACTCGCTGGTGCGCTCTGGCGACGTCTGCAACGTCGTGGTGATCGGATCGGAGAAGATGAGCGACATCGTCGATCCTGGGGACCGCGGCACGACGTTCCTGTTCGGCGACGGCGCCGGAGCGGTCGTGGTGGGCCCCTCCGACACACCGGGCATCGGGCCGGTGGTGTGGGGCTCCGACGGCGAACGGCACCACATGATCGCCCATGACCGTACCTGGCTGGCCACCAGAGACACACCCGGTCCGTGGCCGACACTGCGGATGGCAGGCCCGGAGGTCTTTCGCTGGGCGAGCCGTGCCGTGCCGGCGATTTCCCGGCAAGCGGTGGAGCAGGCGGGTATTGGCATCGCCGATCTCGCCGCTTTCGTTCCCCACCAGGCGAACGCCCGCATCATCGACACCGCCGCCACGTCCCTGGGCCTCGCCCCACACACCGTCGTGGCCCGGGATGTCGTCACGGCTGGCAACACCTCGGCCGCGTCAATCCCACTGGCCCTGGACGAACTGTTGTCCAGAGGCACGCTGTCTAGCGGCGACCCGGCACTACTGGTCGGCTTCGGCGCCGGACTGGCCCACGCGGCCCAGGTAGTGGCGTTGCCCTGA
- a CDS encoding fatty acyl-AMP ligase: MTATRLDPHVDVRTLPDALRLRSEKQPDDTAYVFLHSGEEPHESLTYRELHEAARTRAAGFAAAGLSGRSAVLLYPSGLEFVQTLLGCMYGRVASAPVQVPRHSDEVLRLRRIADDSGSSTVLTTAEAIRDLRERFGDLPALAGLTLVATDSVDLADEPRAPDGDYGTPTPPAPGDIALLQYTSGSTGDPKGVVVSHANFLANVAETDELWPCEPHGTVVNWLPLFHDMGMLFGIVMPLWAGIPSYLMTPDAFIRRPARWLEAMARFGGTHAAAPSFAYELCARAAAEGKMSGVGDLSRWRVAVNGAEPVRWSTIRSFTEAFAPYGFDSRAMCPGYGLAENTLKVTGTRDDREPGVLWLSADALRDGVAELVAESAEGAVPVVSSGATVAGTQVRIVESVIRQDLADPWIGEIWVSGPCVVGGYLGRPEASENTFRARLADDGSGTTYLRTGDLGFLYDGELYVTGRLKDVIIRKGRNHYPQDIELSAERAVPGLRPNCAAAFSFDDGERERLVVVVETDGRVLNSVGAEDVRRRVHHAVRETHRITPDDVLVVRRGALPKTSSGKVQRRACMNAYRKSKLRTVSEPATSAIGGEL, encoded by the coding sequence ATGACCGCCACCCGGCTCGATCCGCATGTGGACGTACGCACTCTTCCCGACGCCCTGCGGCTGCGCAGCGAGAAGCAGCCCGATGACACGGCTTACGTCTTCTTACACAGCGGCGAGGAACCACACGAGTCCCTCACCTACCGCGAACTGCACGAGGCCGCCCGGACAAGGGCTGCCGGATTCGCCGCCGCAGGGCTCTCCGGCCGCAGCGCCGTACTGCTGTACCCCTCGGGCCTGGAGTTCGTACAAACGCTGCTGGGGTGCATGTACGGACGTGTGGCCAGCGCCCCCGTGCAGGTCCCACGTCACAGCGACGAGGTCCTGCGGTTACGCCGGATCGCCGACGACTCCGGCTCGTCGACCGTCCTGACCACGGCCGAGGCCATCCGCGACCTGCGGGAGCGTTTCGGTGACCTGCCTGCGTTGGCCGGACTCACCCTGGTGGCCACTGACAGCGTGGACCTGGCCGACGAACCGCGAGCACCCGACGGGGACTATGGCACACCTACACCACCGGCACCCGGGGACATCGCGCTACTGCAATACACATCCGGCTCCACCGGGGACCCCAAGGGGGTCGTCGTCAGCCACGCCAACTTCCTCGCTAACGTCGCCGAGACTGACGAACTGTGGCCCTGCGAGCCGCACGGCACAGTGGTGAACTGGCTGCCGCTCTTCCACGACATGGGGATGCTCTTCGGGATCGTGATGCCACTGTGGGCCGGCATCCCCTCGTATCTGATGACTCCCGACGCCTTCATTCGCCGCCCGGCCCGCTGGCTGGAGGCCATGGCCCGGTTCGGCGGCACGCACGCCGCCGCGCCCAGTTTTGCCTACGAACTGTGCGCGCGGGCCGCGGCGGAAGGCAAGATGAGTGGCGTGGGCGACCTGTCACGCTGGCGGGTGGCCGTCAACGGTGCCGAGCCGGTGCGCTGGAGCACGATTCGGTCCTTCACCGAAGCGTTCGCACCCTACGGCTTCGACTCCCGCGCCATGTGCCCCGGTTACGGTCTGGCCGAGAACACCCTCAAGGTCACCGGTACCCGTGACGACCGCGAACCCGGCGTCCTGTGGCTTTCCGCCGACGCCCTGCGCGACGGTGTCGCCGAACTCGTCGCCGAGTCGGCCGAAGGGGCCGTTCCCGTGGTGAGCAGCGGCGCCACGGTCGCGGGTACCCAGGTAAGGATCGTGGAGTCCGTGATCCGGCAGGACCTGGCGGACCCTTGGATCGGCGAGATCTGGGTCTCCGGTCCCTGCGTGGTAGGCGGTTATCTGGGCCGGCCCGAGGCGAGCGAGAACACCTTCCGCGCACGCCTCGCCGACGACGGCTCCGGCACCACCTATCTGCGTACCGGCGACCTCGGTTTCCTGTACGACGGTGAACTGTATGTCACCGGACGGCTGAAGGACGTCATCATCCGCAAAGGCCGCAACCACTACCCGCAGGACATCGAACTGTCGGCCGAGCGCGCCGTACCAGGCCTGCGGCCGAACTGCGCGGCCGCCTTCTCATTCGACGACGGCGAACGCGAACGGCTGGTGGTGGTTGTCGAGACCGACGGCCGCGTCTTGAACTCCGTGGGCGCCGAGGACGTGCGTCGACGCGTCCACCACGCTGTACGGGAGACACACCGGATCACCCCGGACGACGTCCTCGTCGTCCGGCGCGGTGCGCTGCCGAAGACCTCAAGCGGCAAGGTACAGCGCCGCGCCTGTATGAATGCTTACCGGAAGAGCAAGTTGAGGACCGTGAGCGAACCGGCGACGTCCGCCATCGGAGGGGAGCTGTGA